The genomic region GCAGTGGCTCGCTATCAAAATATGAGCTTCCTGCGCTCACACAACAAGCGCTAGAAGCCATTTCAACTCCAAATATCCATGAACCGTCCTTACAACTTCTCTGCCGGCCCCGCAGCCATTCCCGCCGAAGTCCTCGAACAGGCTGCAGCCGAAATGCTGAACTGGCACGGCAGCGGGATGGGGGTAATGGAGATGAGCCACCGCGGCAAGGAATTCCTCTCCATCTACGAACAGGCTGAATCCGATCTGCGCGAACTTCTGGCGATTCCTGCGCATTTCAAGATCCTGTTCATGCAAGGCGGGGGCCTGGCCGAGAACGCCATCGTCCCACTCAACCTCTCCAGGGCAGGCACGGTGGATTTTGTGGTGACGGGTAGCTGGAGCCAGAAATCCCAGAAAGAAGCCGCCAAGTACGCAGCCGAGTCACGCATCGTTGCGTCGGGACAGGACTCGGGCTTTACCACCCTTCCAGCCCCCGAAACCTGGCAACTCAGCAAAGGTGCAAGCTACGTTCACCTGTGCAGCAACGAAACCATCCATGGTGTGGAATTTCAGGAACTGCCCGACCTTGCAGCCCTGGGGAGCGATGCGCCTTTGGTCATTGATTTTTCGTCGCATGTCGCATCGCGTAGCGTGGACTGGAGCAAGGTCGGCGTTGCCTTTGGCGGTGCCCAGAAGAACCTTGGCCCTGCCGGCCTGACACTGGTCGTGGTGCGGGAAGATCTGCTGGGCCATGCACTGCCCACCTGCCCCAGCGCGTTCGACTACCGGATCGTTGCCGAAAACCAATCCATGTACAACACGCCTCCAACATGGGGGATCTACATGGCAGGGCTGACCTTCCAGTGGCTCAAGCGCCAGCGCGAAGGCTCGCTCAGTGGTGTGGCTGCCATGGAACAGCGCAACATCACCAAGGCACGGTTGCTGTACGAAGCCATTGACCAGTCGCAGTTCTACGTGAACAAGGTCGCAGTGAACTGCCGCTCGCGCATGAACATTCCATTCTTCCTGCGCGATGAAAGCCGCAATGAAGCGTTCCTGACCGGAGCGAAAGAGCGGGGATTGCTGCAACTCAAGGGCCACAAGTCCGTGGGCGGCATGCGCGCCAGCATCTACAACGCCATGCCGATCGAAGGCGTACAGGCGCTGGTAGCCTACATGCGAGAATTTGAACTAAAACACGCCTGAGCGCGTGAGTCCACGCCCATCCATGATTACTCCGCAAGCATCTCCCGATCTCGCCAGTCTGCGCGTCCAGATCGACAACATCGACCAGCAACTGCTCACGCTGCTGAACCAGCGTGCGCTGGTGGCCGAGCGGGTGGGTGAAGTCAAAAAGCGCGAAGGAACCCCATTCTTCCGGCCTGACCGCGTGGCACAGGTCATCGACAAGATCCAAACTGCCAACCCCGGCCCCCTGAAGGGCGCGCACGTGGCAGCCATCTGGCGCGAAATCATGTCCGCATGCCTCGCCCTGGAATCGCCTCAGCGGGTGGCCGTACTCGGGCCGGAAGGCACTTTCTGCGAGCAGGCCGCCATCGAGTTTTTTGGCGGTGCCGCCGACCTGATGTACTGCGCCAACTTCGACGAAGTCTTCCACGCTACGGCTGCGGGCAGTGCCCAGTATGGGGTGGTTGGCGTCGAAAATTCCACAGAGGGGGTCGTCACCCGATCTCTGGATCTTTTCCTGCATACGCCTACCCACGTGGTTGGAGAAGTCAGCCTGCTGGTGCGCCACAACCTGCTGCGCACCAGCAACTCGCTGGACAACATCGAAGTCGTGCTCGCCCATCCGCAGGCTCTGGCCCAATGCCAGGCTTGGCTATCCAAGCACCTGCCGCATGCAGAGCGGCGGCCTGTGTCCAGCAACGCCGAAGGAGCCCGGCTAGCCACCACCAACCCGGCTTGGGCTGCGTTGTCGAGCGAACGCGCAGCCACTCAGTTTGGTCTGCATATCGTCGCTCACGCCATTCAGGATGATGCCTACAACCGTACACGGTTTGCCATCATCTGCCTGCCGCACACACTCCAGACGCCGCCGCCCTCGGGCAAAGACTGCACCAGTCTGGTGGTGTCCGTGCCCAACAGACCTGGGGCAGTGCACGACCTGCTGGTCCCGCTCAAAAAGCACGGCGTGTCCATGACTCGCTTTGAGTCCCGCCCCGCGCGAACCGGGCAGTGGGAGTATTACTTCTACATCGACATTGACGGGCACCCTGCCCAGCAGCACGTGACCCTGGCGCTGGAGGAATTGCGGGGCCTGTGCGCCTTCTACAAGGTTCTGGGCACCTATCCGGTCGCATCGTGAGGGGGCGTAGCCATGTTTGAACAACTGGGACTGATTGGCTGCGGCCTGATGGGCGGCTCTTTCGCGCTAGCGCTGAAGAAGGCTGGTCTGGTCAAAAGAGTGGTGGGCTATAGCAAGTCCCCCTCCACCACAGATCGCGCGCGCCAGCTTGGCGTGATTGATGTGGAAGCGCCCTCCGCCCTGCTGGCGGTTGCGGGTGCAGATATCGTGCTGGTTGCTGTTCCAGTCGCAGCGACCGAAGCCACGCTCAAAGCCATCAAGCATCTCGTCACACCACAGATGCTGATCATGGACGTAGGCTCCACCAAAGCCGATGTGGTTCAGGCAGCAAGACGTTCGCTGCGCGACCAGGTGGGGTCCTTTGTGCCAGCACATCCCATCACTGGCCGTGAAGTCTCTGGA from Acidovorax sp. DW039 harbors:
- the pheA gene encoding prephenate dehydratase, which gives rise to MITPQASPDLASLRVQIDNIDQQLLTLLNQRALVAERVGEVKKREGTPFFRPDRVAQVIDKIQTANPGPLKGAHVAAIWREIMSACLALESPQRVAVLGPEGTFCEQAAIEFFGGAADLMYCANFDEVFHATAAGSAQYGVVGVENSTEGVVTRSLDLFLHTPTHVVGEVSLLVRHNLLRTSNSLDNIEVVLAHPQALAQCQAWLSKHLPHAERRPVSSNAEGARLATTNPAWAALSSERAATQFGLHIVAHAIQDDAYNRTRFAIICLPHTLQTPPPSGKDCTSLVVSVPNRPGAVHDLLVPLKKHGVSMTRFESRPARTGQWEYYFYIDIDGHPAQQHVTLALEELRGLCAFYKVLGTYPVAS
- the serC gene encoding 3-phosphoserine/phosphohydroxythreonine transaminase, with translation MNRPYNFSAGPAAIPAEVLEQAAAEMLNWHGSGMGVMEMSHRGKEFLSIYEQAESDLRELLAIPAHFKILFMQGGGLAENAIVPLNLSRAGTVDFVVTGSWSQKSQKEAAKYAAESRIVASGQDSGFTTLPAPETWQLSKGASYVHLCSNETIHGVEFQELPDLAALGSDAPLVIDFSSHVASRSVDWSKVGVAFGGAQKNLGPAGLTLVVVREDLLGHALPTCPSAFDYRIVAENQSMYNTPPTWGIYMAGLTFQWLKRQREGSLSGVAAMEQRNITKARLLYEAIDQSQFYVNKVAVNCRSRMNIPFFLRDESRNEAFLTGAKERGLLQLKGHKSVGGMRASIYNAMPIEGVQALVAYMREFELKHA